A genomic window from Diorhabda sublineata isolate icDioSubl1.1 chromosome 8, icDioSubl1.1, whole genome shotgun sequence includes:
- the LOC130448205 gene encoding pre-mRNA splicing regulator USH1G — translation MSTNRFHKAAKDGMLEVLKETTKRDCNTRDEQGMTPTLYAAFYGNLDALRLLCGRGGNPDKSDLFGNTALHLAAAQGHKHIVIFLVNFGANIYATDIDGRTPQELAGVNGRDEILRFIDGVQAKLEATDKKRVKAMQEKAKESAKKRVKNFNKQMAKQEHLNEKQERRKYKDNRPSMISTLRSKIIGGSMSNLLNDNPTERRNTYSAIISGGSVAGRGNMSTVQRRILANKNNRLGQVDDEFKVSGMEDGKFTVNSLKGIRRDSEVLYGGTLEGTSLKERGRLDGIFNEAESVNNVITPAPGRLLRSASQPDFLQEMRNNADDKMQDSASIFIRPGIGSIVIRKSITQNTFSRYGNNEESSIGSGESCGPRHLTDDELSDTGSSEDENPNGALERFLTAFGLREYLPRFLEEKIDLDTLMLLEESDIKSLNLPIGPYRNLIVAINERKGALENPGEVKDTMV, via the exons ATGTCAACAAATAGATTTCACAA GGCCGCAAAAGACGGCATGTTAGAAGTattaaaagaaacaacaaaaagagACTGCAACACAAGAGACGAGCAAGGTATGACACCGACATTATACGCAGCTTTTTACGGAAATTTAGACGCTTTAAGACTATTATGCGGAAGAGG cGGTAATCCCGACAAATCAGATTTATTCGGCAACACAGCTTTACATTTGGCAGCTGCTCAAGGTCACAAACACATCGTTATATTTCTAGTCAATTTCGGAGCAAATATCTACGCCACTGATATAGATGGAAGGACGCCGCAAGAACTCGCAGGGGTTAATGGTAGAGATGAAATTTTACGATTCATAGATGGCGTTCAAGCTAAACTGGAAGCAACAGATAAAAAAAGAGTTAAAGCTATGCAAGAAAAAGCCAAAGAGAGTGCCAAAAAGAGAGTCAAA aattttaataagCAAATGGCGAAACAAGAACACTTGAATGAGAAACAAGAAAGACGAAAATACAAAGATAATCGACCGTCAATGATTTCAACTTTAAGATCGAAAATAATAGGAGGTTCAATGTCGAACTTATTAAATGATAATCCTACAGAAAGACGAAACACTTATAGCGCTATAATCAGTGGAGGATCTGTTGCTGGTAGAGGAAATATGAGTACAGTTCAAAGAAGAATTTTAgctaacaaaaataatagattagGACAAGTCGACGATGAATTTAAG GTAAGCGGAATGGAAGATGGTAAATTCACGGTAAACTCTTTAAAAGGTATTCGAAGAGATTCGGAAGTATTATACGGCGGGACCTTGGAAGGGACTAGTTTGAAAGAACGGGGGCGCTTAGATGGTATATTCAACGAAGCCGAATCTGTTAATAACGTAATAACCCCAGCTCCGGGGCGGTTATTGAGATCTGCATCGCAACCAGATTTTTTGCAAGAAATGAGAAATAACGCTGACGACAAGATGCAGGATTCTGCGAGTATTTTTATCAGACCTGGAATCGGGAGCATAGTTATAAG GAAAAGCATTACACAAAATACGTTTAGTAGATACGGAAATAATGAAGAAAGTTCCATTGGTTCGGGTGAAAGTTGTGGTCCGAGACATTTAACAGACGATGAATTATCAG ACACTGGTTCCAGTGAGGACGAAAACCCAAACGGAGCATTAGAAAGATTTTTAACGGCATTCGGATTAAGGGAATACCTTCCTAGATTTTTAGAAGAGAAAATTGATTTGGACACGTTAATGCTTCTTGAAGAAAGTGATATAAAGAGCCTTAATTTACCGATTGGACCTTACAGGAATTTGATAGTAGCTATCAACGAAAGGAAAGGGGCTCTCGAAAATCCTGGCGAAGTTAAAGATACGATggtttga